The Meleagris gallopavo isolate NT-WF06-2002-E0010 breed Aviagen turkey brand Nicholas breeding stock chromosome 20, Turkey_5.1, whole genome shotgun sequence DNA window GTCATCATCTGCTCCCACCCGCAATTCAGTGCAGCACCAGAGTGTAAGCAGTTCTAATTTCGAAGTGAGATAAATTTCCTAGGGCCTTCACTGGCTGAGCTTTGAGTatctctctgagcagcttgttTTATTGCTGACTATCATTGTCGTTGAAAAAAACCTTTCTTATTTTGTTGTAAAACATCCTGATATCTAGACATCATAAAAAGATTCAGAGGAAAGTGTTAGTTCTCAaatcatattttcaaaataaactcAAAAGCGAAGAAAttcaatgtttaaaaaaagaccAAATGACTAGTCTGAAAAAGATAGGTTAAATACACATACTTGTGAAATGTACATGAAAAGGAATCGTTTGTATTCTATGATGCCTGTAATTGTATTTGGTGTTCTGGCAGGTATTTCTAGGCTTGCTTTTGCAAGCCTTACACTTAGAAAGACTTCTAAGGGTCCCCAGAATACTTTTTAGCTCTGAAATCCACCTGGAGCAAGGTAGAGAATAAAAGTCCTTTTTCTAAATTACTGACATGTCTGTCTCTCATTGTAGTGCATTCATCAGGCTCATTTTTCAGTGACAATGCTCTCCACTTCATGGTTCTTAAAACTGTATCTTCAGTGTTATCCAGGGTCAGTTTATCCTTGTGTTACAAAGAAACCCAACACAACATTGGAAGGCAATGTACTTTCTCACATGCCCACCTCGTACTCTCAAACAATAGACCCTTTCAGTGTCAATGTAATTTCCTACTGAAGAAATGTTcctactgtttgtttttatttcaatagGTGAACAACATCATATGAGCCTTTCAGAGGATAAATGGGTTGGCTGGGCAATTTTGGCTTCTTCTAGGATCATGCTCTCCATTCAAATATACAGCTCAATTATATGACTTCCATACTGAGAAAATactttaacttttaaaatgcacagcagcagtctggtcttaataaaaatgtttaaaaccCACTCTTAAACCATAACTCCAAGTTGCAGCTGAACATGAAACATCCTATTAGAAACAATTACACACAATTTCTGTCATGCTTTGGAAGATAGGTATGTGCACTAGGgatattaaaaatcaaaacccCCACATCTCTAGGTGAAAAAGGGAAAGGCTTAACCTTTCAAGGTATGCTTAGACAGAAATGCAGTGAGCCCTGTAACTTAACAGCAGGCACCTGTTTGAAGTATGTACAGCATGTAGGTGTAACCTTTGGCTTTATGTATTATAGAATCTCTTGGAAGAACTGCTGCAATCCAAAACTTGAACAACACAATCTATGAAAATGATTAATTGTCAAGGTTCCTCTGTAGAGAAACTCTGTAAGAGAATTAAGTTTGGGGCAAAAACTAGATCTTCCAGCATTACAATGTCTATCTAAGGAGGACAGACAAAGGGacagaaacaaaatcacttAAATCTTTATGCTATGGTTACTTGTGTTTAAACTGTAGGAACATCTTACAATTCAACTAGTTGTGCAGCTGAGACAGAGGCAGTTTTTCTCATGGATAATATTAATACCTATGCTCGAAGCCATTCAAcataattccttttttattatggTATGTTCTGTGAAACACTTACTCATGGTATGCAGTTCTCCCTACTTTGGAAATTAAGGTTTCCAGGGAAGAACTGTTCCCCTTTAACATGTTCCTGTCTTACTAAAGGCTACTTTTGTAATTTAGACAATAATGGGTTACAGTCAAGTTCTCAAAGAACAGGAAATACTAAATCAATATGATGTTCTGTCTTATGAGTACATATGTGTTCATATGCAGTCCTAATTAGTATGTTAATtggcagctgaagaaaaatatcagaagtgCTTAAACAATAACTTGATTTACCATTTTGGTCAGGATTTCTCATAGGTCTGCAATTACAAGCCAGAGTGTTATGAAATCATTTAAACACAACTTATCTTGTTACAGAGATTTGttgttcttatttcttctcaaataaCATTTATCTTCAGTGTAGTCCTAGATTTATAACAACTTATCTCCTGTCATAgctcttcctctctgtttttgCATGGAGGTTTCCAGTGCCTTTTGAGCttgaggaaatgagagaaaaaggaagaaacactgTCTGGAAGTCTGGTACTCTCCTCTGGTCAGAATACTACAGCGGGGCAGTAAATGTAGTTATGAACTATCCTGAAGGAAGGCAAATCCATGCATAAGAAGATGACATTACTCTCAGCTAATTGAAATCTAAATACAATTAGATCtcatttgaaaatgttctttataCACAGAAGGCTAAAATAGAAAGCAGAATTGCTGATGGGAAGGTAAGTGGCAGAATTGCTGATGGGAAGGTAAGTGGCCTACTGGTGAGCATTAATACCAGAAATCTACATCTACCCCCGTCTTCCCACATTTTTCTGTTCCACTCAATTATAAAAAACCAATGACCTgcttgagaaataaaatatcaacCAGATGTTTCCTGAGCAAAGACAACTTGTGTTTCCCTTTATGCATCATCTTCTGAGAGGCAGAACTAGTGACTGCACATCTGACATCATTCACTGTATTGACTTTGGGTTACTCAGAATCTTTCCTTTACTTAACCTTCCATCTCAAATACAATAGTTTACAGAGATCATATGGAAAGAATGGATTTGAATGACTAGAATATGATGTGGAAGAATGGTTTATATTCACTCTGCTACAACAAAGCCATTTGCTGTCAGAGTCGTGAAATAACAACTTGAAGGGTGGAGGGCTATCCATTTTCTCATACACATTTTGGCAGGACAAAGTGCTGCACATTGCCCAGTATCAATCCTCATGGAAACAGGAGGTGAGCAATAATGTCAAAAatgaacttcttttttcttcataacaTAGGTATAATTTATACAAAATCAAAACTTAATCAGTTATGAATAAAGCTATATAATGTTTTTGTCTTCTGCATCTGAAGACTTCACAATaccaacacttttttttctttgtcatttggACAAGAAGTCACAGCACACAAAGCTGCaacagctttttcttccctggCAATACGAGATAGGTGAAAGAACCAATGCTTGAATAAACTGAATGAAGTGCCACTACACATTTATATCACTATGAAAGACAACGGGGGCATAAATTTAACATAAAATCTGATGTTATGTTCATTTCACTTCACTGCTTAGtgtgaataaaagaaaagctgtttccaGTAGCTACTGTTTAATTGAATGTGAATTTTAATCTAGAAAGTTGTGTACAGCACAAGAAGCTGCCTGTGCAATGGCTTCTAATAAGGGTACGTGAGCAAATGCCATGTATTCTACAGTCTCAGTGTGAGGTCTGTaagaaatgaagttttcagCAAGACTGACAATGGAACCATTCAGCCCCTTGAATGCTCAGTCTTAATGTTTCAGCCCAATGCAGACAAATGCATACTATGTCTTGCTGACAAGTAGCTGTAAGAATGACAAGGAAGCAATCAGgtatttataaatacaaaatacttcCTCTTCtattaaagaaacaacaaagtATGGAATAgttggagaaaatgaagaaaattagatgaaaaataaaaatgttgcaaCAACTGAATTCAGAGTGGACTGAGAGTGGTCTTGTACCGTAATGTCCAATTCAGTTACATTCTCCAAGTCAGACTCTTAAAAAGAAGCCTGAACTGCTAAGAAGTTTGCTGTCAGAACACATGGAATCCCACTTAATTCTCATGAATCCAACTTATTCTTCAGAAGCgctttagaaataaaacagcacagGACATCAGCCTGCCATTGTGACCTGCTCAGCTCAGCCAGTTTTAAAcatgagaaactgaaaagaaaaaaaagaaaaaaaccagtACAGATACAGTAATGATTTATTGGAAACACACAAAGTATAAAGGCAACAACTTCAcccatttcttttttagaaatatAAACTTACTCCATCACAAGATGTGTTCAGCAATAAAATTAGATTTAGTaaagatgcaaaatattttcaatccCTGAGACTATCTCTCAACTTTGCTGAACTCTGTCCTTCCCCTGCAAAAGTGCTGTAAACGTAACTCCTGCTTGGTTGTGCTTCTAGTGGATTGCCAtccaaaatgaatattttcattctttacatcagcattaaaaatgtaaaaccACCAAGACTTTCACATCAAGTTAATTCACAAACAGGGAAACAAGCATCTCTAGAGAAGTTACAAGCATCcagtttgaaattatttccaacTTAGAGCTGGTGTCCAAGCTGCTTCCATTAAATTAACCATGGAagcaaacttcttttttttgctaGCTAGACACAGCTAATGCTTTATACTTTCCATATAGGCATCCTGAGATATGAATGCAAGGCTTTACATACACATCCTTTCATATCTGAACTTAAAGCCATCACAAGGAAGCTTACTGCAAGCTTCAGGTAATTTACCTTTATgtgctaatttttatttttattttttattagagAGGATCATTTTAAGTACGATAAATTCAGGTAGCAAAAGCATTTCCTCCTAAACAATGCAAGTTGTATTACTCAGTTTCAGTAAAAAGTCACCCTGCAAGGCCACAAAGAGAGACCCAGACATAACACATGCATATGTGTTCAGCATAAATTCAGACATTTTTCCTACTAAAAACTATTATCTCTTGCCCAAAGATGTGATGCTTTAATCAATAAACTCTAGCTGGCCTATGACAATCAGCACAAACAAAGCATGGGTGACATGACAGAATATAAGTGCTATGAAAAGGATGCAGCTGATGATGGTATTACATGTTGGCATCTAACTTTCCttggagaaggaaacaaaggtCTAATAAGATTCAAGGCATAAACCAGCAACAAAAATTCTTTCCAATATTAGAGGTAGATTTTATCCAGTGTGTTATGTAATAGCCATTCTGTGCAGAACTTTGGGAATTAAATAATTCAGATCAAATGTCACCTATGTTCTTTTAGAATAGTTAGAACAAGCTTTTTGCATATCCTTCAAGAAAGCAGGCACCCCACTCTGtaaagagagaagcagataAGTCACTTTTGTACagtgcaaaaaaacaaaaacaacaacaaaaccaaccaaacaaaccaagaacaaaaaaagacctCTATTAAGATCACTGTTCCACTGTATAGATCAGGACCTTCAGACAAATCCAGGGCAATTCCAAGATCTGGTAGCAGCGGACATTCATTTAATATTATGTGACTAGACTGCATTACTGAAGTTTGCAAACATTAAGACTGTTCACATATGGTCTGGAATATTGATTTGTTGTCGTCTTGTACAAATTTACCTGCCCAGTTAACTACTGCACAGAATAagacaggaattaaaaaaatattaagacaACTGCTCTGAGGAGAGCAGACAACAGCATGTCTCTAAAATGGAACTGTCTCAGAGCTAGGAATATGAATGCatccatttcagaaaaatatatatatatacacatacatatcatacatacatgtattcacatatatatattctacTCAGCTTGCAGAAGACAGGTTTGGATGCAGCAAATAGATTGGTCAAAACAGAGTAGCCAAAGGTAATTGCACCATCAAGCTTTACTTACCTTGGCAGCCCAGTTGACCAGCCACGATGGAATCATGCCACCAGGATTATCAAAGTAGTACATATAGACTAGAGATGAGAGAGAAGTCATCAGAAAGTTATCCAGACAAGGCTGAGGATTAGCTCTAACACCATGTGATGGGGGCTGCCAAGGCACATGACTGAAGCAGTGCATTCAACAGTTTTTGATCCAAGTCCTTTActaaaaaaaccctcaaactTGTATTGAACAGGAATGTGAAGTGTATAACATTTCCTAGTTAATCTCTGGGGAGCTCAGAGTGATAATATGAATTTATATTATTCCAAACTAGTCTAGGCAGCCTGTTTTATCTTCTAAGTTTGTCTTTAAAGGACTGATTTCAGTCAGGAGCCACTCTCTAGGAAAGCCTTGTTTTCTATAGATCTACCAAACATGCTACTTGAATCATTGCTGAAGTAAGCAATTTCCAATTAGCATCAAACTACTCAACTGACAGGTAGGAAAACAGGTATGTCTTTGTTGGGTAGCTCATTCATTTTAACACTCCAAGAGCTCAGTACATACAATTTTTAGTAACTGCTTTTAGCTTAAAATCTCCACTCTCCCTcttcatgcattttttcttaatgcacaCATTCTTAGGCAACACAATCAGTTTTTTAACTTCTTACCTCTAGATCCAGTCTTGCCATCGCTTTCAATTGCTAGACTTTGTTTATAACTTTTAACTCTGATAATCCCAGGCTTTTCAGGGCACTGAGGAACAGACACACTTTGAGCTAACACAACCCAGATCTTCCGCCCATCAACATCCATCTCTTGACATTCACGAATATAGACATACTGTATTCCAAGTTGAGGAGACATGTCAAAACAGTGTCAGTTTGACATACGATGAATTGACAGGTGGATTCCATTACAAATACCAGTTATTTCTCACCCTTCTGCATGACTCAATCCCACAGAGTAATAATTTGACTATGTGAGATTTAGTTGTATGTGGGAAGAAGAACCTACACTCTTCTTCATGCTATACATATTGATACAGCATGAGGACACATTTATGGTGTTAGATCAAGTGCAGGAGAGCAATATTCAGTACACTGTCAGGATTCCTGGGTGACAGGGTGATAAAAGCCACAAAAAGCAAGAAGTTTGAAAGGATACATCTCTgtttgagagaggaaaagggtACTTCACTTCCCAGTAGATTATCTTTTCACCATCATACGTTTTCTCATACAGCTCTAGAGTTGAAAAAGATTGTTAGATATTTTCCCCTACTAGTGCAAAATTGACACGTATGTAAAATTGTAGAAGActtaacaaaataaatctgtagCAGGACTGTTCAGGAACCAAACACACAAACATAGGTGGCCTGGTTTTCTGCTACTACTCAATTCATtgatgttaaaagaaaaaaaaaaaaagacaataattCTGGGAGGAAGACACAATCAAATTCCTTCTCAGTTATCTCATTCAAAGCCTTTCCATCTCAAAACTTTCTCCTCACCCCTGCAAATTCTGCATTACTTCGAACCACCACATAGAACATGCTTTTGCACAAGCACCTCATTATCCTTGTAAATGATGGAATTAACATGAAGCGAGGATAAGTGCTGGTTTCTAACACCTGAAGAGGTCTTACATGACAGATTAGTGAAGTTCAGAAGAGCTATTAGGATGCTCACAGTGGTATGTGATGACAACAGTGAACACAAAACTTGAACAGTTTTATGAGCTTTCATTATATCACCTTCAGTCTGCCTTGAAACTCAACCAGAAGGCagctgaatgggaaaaaaatagctaagAATAGTCCCTAACACATGGCAGTGACTCATATAGAAGTAGTGTGGTATAGAGGAGAAAAATAGTTCAAATCAAACAATAAAACTGAGGTTAAAGAACCCTCTACTGCACAGCATCTTCTCTTCAGGCAGTAAGTGGCATCCTCAGGGTAAGGACCTGACAATTCACAGACCTGAGCCAGAGTGAGTTTTTGCCTGTCCAGGGACTGGTCATTTCATAGATTCAGCTATAAAGAGTATGATCCAGACCAGGTAGTTCACAACAACAGAGCACTCTTCTCCATTAGGATAGACCTACTTTGAGGTACTACATATCCTTCAGGACTAACACAAGTCTGTCATATCACTTCATCTAGTTTTGAAAATAAGGCTAGAACAGTCAAATAACCTCATTGCTAAGGCAAGAAGAGTGCCACAAGTGGCAGATGCTTTCCCTTAATAACATGCTCCCATTATTATATTCTGCAAGTCAGCTGTCATCCACAAAAACAGCATCTCCTCTTCTTCAGAGTGGAGCAATAGCAGCTGCTTAAAACTCCCAATGCTATAATAAGCTACAGTGTTATGCTTTCCAGCAGAGGTCACTGGAGTATTGGCTTATTagctttcctttcatttttaactgTAGAGCTTTCCTTTTACAAAGAAGCTAAAACACAGATTTAAAGACATTGATGCAACTGTTGGCTACTGACTGATCCACCTACAGTACATCACAGGTCTGATTTCTTCATAATCAATATTTGCTACTTTAGCAGTCAACTGCTACCATTAAATTGTTGGTCAGCACAGTGTTCCAATAGGAGCAGCAAGTTTCAGTACTGCTCAGGCCCAACCATTTTGTTTCATACCACAGGAGCCTGTGGTGCTTCCATCGCTGTTCTACAGTAGTTCAGTCACAGCTTCCCTGCTGAATTGACAGCTTCAGCACAGGCCCGGATATCCACATCACAGCTGAGAGGTGCTGCTCTTGTGGGTATCTCTATGATATCCAAGAAACTGCTTTGGAAATAGCCAGGGTGCTAACTGCAATGCAACAGCAGTAGCAGAGTGATGGGGACAAACCCTAGGCAAACCCTAGGCAAAATGAGATCAAAGCATGAGCTTCTAAAGTACTCACGGGAATCCTGTTCGTATCTGCCTCCACTCAGGTTTTCCTGAACAGAACCAGAGGATGTGATTAGCTCCTCTCATGCTTGGTGCAGGAGCAGTTACCTTTTCAACTAAAATGTCAGCTACTGCTATTCTGgactcatttttatttcagtgctagCCAGTAGTTGAGCAGAAAACTCTTCCTTGGACTGCTGTTACTGTATAGTTGTAAGAGCAATGAGGAATACAAACACTAAAACAAAGAGCAAGGAGACTCTGAATGGAAGCTTTCACATTGTTCACCATATgtggaaaggcagaaaaaaagatcttatATAATTTACATTGAAAATGTCGACTAGCACTATTTCACAGTTCTAAGAAATGGGTGAGCTTGTGTCAAATTCTAAACTAACAGGAAAGCTTTAACGTTATGTTTGTGCCTTACAGGGTTAACTTCTGTGCAACGTACCAACACAAGTATGAATTTGCAGACAAACTTATCAAGggcagcaaggaaaaaaacGCCAGCTCTGCAAACATTATCTAGTTTTTAGTTTAAGGGTGTAGCTTCCCCCaactgcttcctttcttttctcaaagaaGGCGTTAACAAATGCACTTAAAGACTGCTGAAGTGAATTTAGCTAACACATCTGATATCCAATTTAATGGCATTTGTATATTTGGAGCCCACCTccatattgttttgtttcattagtGGCAAAGCAGCCTTTGCTACAAGAAAGCTATTGTCCATTTAGACAAATAACACCTTTACTAATTCAGAGGCAGCTTCTGAATTGTGCCCATGTACTGACGTGTGCCACATAAGTGTCTCTCTATACAAGTACAGCCAAAGGCATTACAGTAATCATTCCAATTGAGCTGCTATAGGCTTAACACGTATAACAATTAACATTTACTTGGTACATAACACTATTCTTTGTTTGGCAAGACACGTGTTGCAGTTTTATTGGCCTGAGCTCATTTTAGGAACAGAATTAAAATGGgacatctttaaaataaattggtTACTGCATCAGTTCAATCACTGCCCCATCCCTACCAACGGAACGTTCTAACACTGCAGGGATATCCAGCCACAACTCCCTTCTTTCAAAAACATTGAACAGACAAAACTAAGTTAGTTATTCCTTCCTCTGTAAAAGCCCCAGATTACTATTCTCTGGATTCACACATTTCTGATTGTAAAAGGTGCCAAAAACAACCAAtgctttctggaaaaagaaatggaagtaaacCCATTGCATCCTTTCGGCCGCTGTTACAATGTGCAAAGATACACTGAATGTATGGAATGCCTGCTAAAATTTAACTAAGGGATTACAACAATCACAGCAGTCGAAGCTGCTAGGTACTTCAGCACAGCAAGTGGTGCCAATTACGTGCTTTAATCAACATGGAAAGAATTTGTTCCAAAAGGAAGCTAAGTGACAGTGACATGTTAGCTGTTTCATGTCAGTGTTTACTTGTGTATAAAACCTTGTCCCAAAATACGTTCATGTCAGTACTGAAGTCTTTCGAgctttacagaatcacagaatggccagggttggaagggacctcaaggatcgtgaagctccaacctccctgccacatgcagggccaccgaactccacatttaatactagatcaaACTTGAAAATACCTTTGAAGAAAGTTTTAGTGGGAAGAGTCAGCGCGGACACAAAGTTGGCTTTCATACCACCTACGTCAGCTTACCTTTAACATACTGATCCCACTGTTTTCTGAACTCTAAGTCCATATAGACATCTGCACAGAGTTTTGGGGGACAGTCAGCAAGACCACCAAAGATTTTATACTCATAAAGTCCTGATTGCTGTGAAAACAGAATAGGGAGAGGAAAAGTCACACAGGAAAGGGAAGTATTCTGCAGCAGAGAGAACAGCTGAAGGAAATTAGGTGGAGCACATACTACAAAAATGCTCAGGAGCCGTGAAAGCAAGTGTTGAAAAAACAATGCAAGATTCAGTCTTTAACCTCTTGACATTTTCATCTATACATGAAAGTATAAATCCAGACAGGCTGACCTGCCCAGCACAATGGTTGTGCCTTCCCTGACACGGTGCTCTCTTACTTCATAAGTAGTTCCAAAGGGACATTTCTTCACACACTCACCCCTTCTCATCTCCAGTAGCCAGGGCACCCAGACTAACTCCTGGCAACGCTGAGGCACTTCAGAAGATGAGCATGTAATTGTTATGGCAGTGTCTCCAGGCCCTATGAAATGAGCATAAGGACCTCATTCACTTCCAGGAGGTTACCCAGCAGTACATGACCTGGAAGAACCCTTCCTGCAAGTTTGCTGTGTCATAACTGGAGGCTGAGTCACAAGAAGGGTTTACAGTATTCATGCTTATATATAACACACTACATATATTTGCCTCGAGTATTATTTGTTAGctattttctttgtgaaagctGCCCACACTGAAGGGGTGGGGTGCAGGATATCTCCAGCACTAACTGATGTTTCTCTTAACATATGGAAACCACATCTGTGCTTGTAGGGCAACGTTGTGCTGTTGTTAGTACCAGCTCACAACTACACTAAAACAATGAGAGTAATTTAGGAATACAGTGTAGGAGTCAAATTAAGCAGTCCCggggagagagaaggagggatTATACAGCATTCTGTTGGTGAATGGTtgatctttcttctcttcccctcttcATGCTCTACAATTCAACtgtaaaaaatgaagttttaatgTAGCAGAAGATAACAACGGGCCCAAGAAGC harbors:
- the PCTP gene encoding phosphatidylcholine transfer protein isoform X1 → MGVSIYRLYDEQSGLYEYKIFGGLADCPPKLCADVYMDLEFRKQWDQYVKELYEKTYDGEKIIYWEVKYPFPLSNRDYVYIRECQEMDVDGRKIWVVLAQSVSVPQCPEKPGIIRVKSYKQSLAIESDGKTGSRVYMYYFDNPGGMIPSWLVNWAAKSGVPAFLKDMQKACSNYSKRT
- the PCTP gene encoding phosphatidylcholine transfer protein isoform X3, which codes for MDLEFRKQWDQYVKELYEKTYDGEKIIYWEVKYPFPLSNRDYVYIRECQEMDVDGRKIWVVLAQSVSVPQCPEKPGIIRVKSYKQSLAIESDGKTGSRVYMYYFDNPGGMIPSWLVNWAAKSGVPAFLKDMQKACSNYSKRT
- the PCTP gene encoding phosphatidylcholine transfer protein isoform X2 — translated: MGVSIYRLYDEQSGLYEYKIFGGLADCPPKLCADVYMDLEFRKQWDQYVKELYEKTYDGEKIIYWEVKYPFPLSNRDYVYIRECQEMDVDGRKIWVVLAQSVSVPQCPEKPGIIRVKSYKQSLAIESDGKTGSRVYMYYFDNPGGMIPSWLVNWAAKFLMFKTG